A genomic segment from Propioniciclava sp. MC1595 encodes:
- a CDS encoding TIGR03885 family FMN-dependent LLM class oxidoreductase: MTTYGFHASHEQISPRQLLADVVLAEEVGFTAAMCSDHLEPWSERQGHSGMAWPWLGAALASTNLSFGTVTAPGQRYHPVVVAHAIATLGQMFPGRFWTALGSGENANEHVTGDAWPRKEVRQARLEECVDVIGRLLDGETVSHDGLVTVHEAKLWEIADPRPKLIAPAISVDTAVRGASWADGLATINQDPAVLRGMLARWDDAGGADHKVLQVHVSWAPTDDEAYAIAYDQWRSNVFAPPACWDLTVPAFDAVSREGITPEQVHRSVVISSDLGQLAERIHDLASLGFDAVYLHHVGQEQKPWLEAAGASVLPQLTS, from the coding sequence ATGACGACCTACGGGTTCCACGCGTCACACGAACAGATCTCGCCGCGTCAGCTGCTCGCTGACGTGGTGCTGGCCGAGGAGGTCGGCTTCACCGCGGCCATGTGTTCGGACCACCTCGAACCCTGGTCCGAGCGGCAGGGGCACTCGGGCATGGCGTGGCCGTGGCTGGGTGCGGCGCTGGCGTCCACGAACCTCTCGTTCGGCACCGTGACCGCACCCGGGCAGCGCTACCACCCCGTGGTCGTCGCCCATGCGATCGCGACGCTGGGGCAGATGTTCCCCGGACGGTTCTGGACGGCGCTCGGCTCGGGCGAGAACGCCAACGAGCACGTCACCGGCGACGCGTGGCCGCGCAAGGAGGTGCGGCAGGCGCGGCTCGAGGAGTGCGTCGACGTCATCGGGCGGCTGCTCGATGGCGAGACCGTCTCCCACGACGGCCTGGTCACCGTGCACGAGGCGAAGCTGTGGGAGATCGCGGATCCGCGTCCGAAGCTGATCGCGCCGGCCATCAGCGTCGACACTGCGGTGCGCGGGGCGTCCTGGGCCGACGGGCTGGCCACCATCAACCAGGACCCGGCCGTGCTGCGCGGGATGCTCGCGCGCTGGGACGACGCCGGCGGCGCCGACCACAAGGTGCTGCAGGTGCACGTGTCGTGGGCGCCGACCGACGACGAGGCGTACGCGATCGCCTACGACCAGTGGCGCTCGAACGTGTTCGCGCCGCCCGCCTGCTGGGACCTCACCGTGCCCGCCTTCGACGCCGTGAGCCGCGAGGGCATCACGCCCGAGCAGGTGCACCGCTCGGTGGTCATCTCCTCCGACCTCGGGCAGCTCGCCGAGCGCATCCACGACCTCGCCTCGCTGGGGTTCGACGCCGTCTACCTGCACCACGTGGGGCAGGAACAGAAGCCGTGGCTGGAAGCCGCCGGGGCGTCCGTGCTGCCGCAACTGACCAGCTGA
- a CDS encoding alpha-amylase family protein, whose translation MLKTETSDLWWKSAVVYCLDIQKFFDADGDGTGDITGLAQRIDYLAELGVTCLWLMPFYPTDNRDDGYDITDYYGVDPRLGTHGDFVELVRTAKDRGMRVIGDLVVNHTSHKHPWLKASRSSKDNPYRDWYVWRDTEPPDTSDKVVFPDAEDSIWTLDDKTGEWYLHNFYAEQPDLNIANPAVQAEVAKIIGFWLQLGVDGFRVDAVPFFIETVGIDEKWTAEYGDPHEYLRELRAFMGRRRGDAIFLGEVNVTYDEQVKFFGGDEGDELTMMFDFELMQRMYLALARGSAAPMEKMLKKRPKLARHNQFANFVRNHDELTLDKLTESERAEVFEAFGPDPDMQLFDRGLRRRLPPMLDGDPRRIKMVYSLMFSLPGTPVLFYGEEIGMGENLDVPGTPGRADAHAVDPRSQRRVLGGRPLAPALLAAVRGLRSRARERRGPAVGP comes from the coding sequence ATGCTGAAGACCGAGACCTCCGACCTGTGGTGGAAGTCCGCCGTCGTGTACTGCCTGGACATCCAGAAGTTCTTCGACGCCGACGGCGACGGCACCGGCGACATCACCGGGCTGGCCCAGCGCATCGACTACCTCGCCGAACTCGGCGTGACGTGCCTGTGGCTGATGCCGTTCTACCCGACCGACAACCGCGACGACGGCTACGACATCACCGACTACTACGGCGTCGACCCCAGGCTGGGCACGCACGGCGACTTCGTCGAGCTGGTCCGCACCGCCAAGGACCGCGGCATGCGCGTCATCGGGGACCTCGTCGTCAACCACACCTCGCACAAGCACCCGTGGTTGAAGGCGTCGCGCTCGAGCAAGGACAACCCGTACCGCGACTGGTACGTGTGGCGGGACACCGAGCCGCCGGACACCTCCGACAAGGTGGTGTTCCCCGACGCCGAGGACTCCATCTGGACCCTCGACGACAAGACCGGCGAGTGGTACCTGCACAACTTCTACGCCGAGCAGCCCGACCTCAACATCGCCAACCCGGCTGTGCAGGCCGAGGTCGCCAAGATCATCGGGTTCTGGCTGCAGCTGGGCGTTGACGGGTTCCGTGTGGACGCCGTGCCGTTCTTCATCGAGACCGTCGGCATCGACGAGAAGTGGACCGCCGAGTACGGCGACCCCCACGAGTACCTGCGCGAGCTGCGGGCGTTCATGGGACGCCGCCGCGGGGACGCGATCTTCCTCGGCGAGGTGAACGTCACCTACGACGAGCAGGTGAAGTTCTTCGGCGGCGACGAGGGCGACGAGCTCACCATGATGTTCGACTTCGAGCTCATGCAGCGCATGTACCTCGCCCTGGCGCGCGGGTCGGCGGCGCCCATGGAGAAGATGTTGAAGAAGCGGCCGAAGCTGGCGCGGCACAACCAGTTCGCCAACTTCGTGCGCAACCACGACGAGCTGACGCTGGACAAGCTCACCGAATCGGAGCGGGCCGAGGTGTTCGAGGCGTTCGGCCCCGACCCCGACATGCAGCTGTTCGACCGCGGCCTGCGCCGGCGGCTGCCCCCGATGCTCGACGGCGACCCGCGCCGGATCAAGATGGTCTACTCGCTGATGTTCTCCCTGCCCGGCACGCCGGTGCTGTTCTACGGCGAGGAGATCGGGATGGGCGAGAACCTCGACGTGCCCGGGACGCCTGGCCGTGCGGACGCCCATGCAGTGGACCCCCGGTCGCAACGGCGGGTTCTCGGAGGCCGCCCCCTCGCGCCTGCCCTGCTCGCCGCCGTCCGGGGCCTACGCTCCCGAGCACGTGAACGCCGAGGACCAGCGGTCGGACCCTGA
- a CDS encoding alpha-glucosidase C-terminal domain-containing protein, which yields MNAEDQRSDPDSLLAFVGQLARRYRECPEVGMGDFEVLSHDAPSVLAHRCTWSQFGGGVASSVLVHNLGPDATEITVELPDVEEGTRVIDLFADDECEVEKGGRLTVTVPGYGHHWLRLLLPGDRRLH from the coding sequence GTGAACGCCGAGGACCAGCGGTCGGACCCTGACTCGCTGCTGGCTTTCGTCGGCCAGCTCGCCCGGCGCTACCGCGAGTGCCCCGAGGTCGGGATGGGCGACTTCGAGGTCTTGTCTCATGACGCGCCTTCGGTGCTGGCCCACCGGTGCACGTGGTCGCAGTTCGGCGGGGGAGTGGCCTCGTCGGTGCTGGTACACAACCTGGGGCCCGACGCGACCGAGATCACCGTCGAGCTGCCCGACGTCGAGGAGGGGACCCGCGTGATCGACCTCTTCGCCGACGACGAGTGCGAGGTTGAGAAGGGCGGACGCCTCACCGTCACCGTTCCGGGGTACGGCCACCACTGGCTGCGCCTCCTCCTGCCCGGGGACCGCCGCCTGCACTGA